In Chitinophagaceae bacterium, the genomic window ATTGCTTATCGGCAGATTGTTTTGCAGCCAGCACCTGCTCATATTGTTGTTGGGTAATTGAATGGTCTTTAACGAGGTTTTCATACCGTTTTAAATCTTCACCTGTGCGCCATGAGTTTATTTTAGCTACTTCAATTTGTGCTGCAATGGTGGCAACTGCGGCCTTTGAAGTTGATACATTTTGTACAGATACATTTGTTCCGGCTACAGCAGAAGATACATTGCTTTTGGCCGTTTGCAAAGCGGCAAGCGCTTGTTTTAAATGCATCAGCTGGTCCCGGTTATCTAAAATAATTAAAGTATCGCCTTTATGCACAAACTGGTTGTCTTTTACTTTTACTTCTTTGATATACCCGGATATTTTTGATATTAAAGGGCTTAAATTTGAAGCTACCTGTGCATCATCTGTTGCTTCATACATGCGGCTATACTGCCATCGGTTGTACCCAAAATAAATTCCGGCTACTAGTAATATGCCCAAAATAATTGCAAAAACCGGGCTCCTTTTTTTCTTCAGGATACTTGCCTTTACATCTTTATTATTTTCAGTTGTATTATTTTCCATTATAAACTTTTCTAAAATATTTTATTAGTTATTTAGTTTTTTAAGCGGCAATAAACCTGCTGATTCCAGCAATTTATAATAGGCCAGGGAAGCATCTGCCCGGGAATTTATAATATTGATTTTTGCTGCAAGCAATGCAGCATCTGCTTCCAGCAAATCGGTAATTGTTGCCAGGCTATTGTTGTATTTGTTTTTTGTAATGCGTAAGTTTTCTGTGCTTTGTTCCAACGCCCTTTGATATACCAGCGTTTTTTTGGCCGCATACATTGCATCCTGGTAATTTTTGTGCAGCGTTAATTTAATATTGTCATTCAATTCATCATTAACTGCATTGAGTTGTTTTTCTTTTGCACAGGCTTGAAGAAGCCCGGCATTTTTTTTCCAGAGGTTTGCCAGGTTATATTGAATACCAATACCCAGGTTTACCGCATTATAAACCGAAATAAAATGTGGCACATTTGCCGCAACATATCCACCGTTAAGCGCCAGCACCGGTATGTTTTCTGCTTTTGCGGACCGGGTAGCATACGCTGCAGCTTTTTGTTGCAGCTTTAAGGATTGCAGGTCTTTCCGGTTTGAAATAGCTGCAGCTTCAAAATTAGAAAAAGGCATATTCTGCAGGTCTAAATGGATAAATGAAGAATCGGGTTGCACTGTAGTTAGGCTGGGCAAGCCCAGCAATAAATTCATAGAAAGCATTGCGGTGGCGTAATTATTATTGGCATCCAATAATTGCAATTCAATATTGGCAGTTTGTAGTTGGGCTTTAAGCCGGTCGTTTTTGGCCATAATTCCGTTTTCTTCCAGCCGCAGAAACATCTTATCTCTTTGCTGCGATGCAGCAAGGTTTTCTGTTAAAACATCAATAGTTTTTGCGGTTTTAAATAAATTAGTAAAGGCATTGGCAATGTTGTAAGCAATTTTATTTTGATCGCTTTCTGCAGTAAGTTTGGCCACTTGTACAAGTAGCTTAGCAGAAGCAATGCCGTATTTTATTCTTTTGCCTGCATAAATTGGTAAAGAAAAGTTTGCCATACCCAACATTGCCTGGTTTACAGAGGGCCCCTGTTCGTTATTGCTGCTCCCACCATTACCTGGTTTACTTTTCATGTCAATTTGGGCATTGGTAAGTCGCATATAACTAGTATTGAACTTAAAATCAGGGAGGCTTTTATTTTTTGCAGCTAATAACTCTGCATTGGCTTCTTCAACTTTTGCCTTATCAATTTGTAAATACCTACTGTGTTGCAGGCCCATTTGTATTGCTTCTTCCAGGGTAATTTTCTTTACGTACTGGGCAGGCAATTGTGCAAATGCCATGAGCAGTAAAATAAACAGGGTAATAAATTTATTGAGCTTCATAACCTACCAGGGCTTTCATTATAGATTTTAAATTTTTTTTTATATCGCTAAAATATACTTCATCATATTCCTGCTCGGGCTGGTAGTTTTTTTTGTAAAGTTTATACAGGGCTTTACTTTTCAATGCAAAAAAAATAGTTCCCGTAAGAGTAGCCTGCAGCATAACTACATCTGGATGTTTGGTAAAAATTTTATTACGGTTGCCTGCAACAATTAAAGATTCAAAAAGATTTAAATAAACAAACCTGAAATTGCGGATAAAAGAAAGGATACGCTTATTTTTGGTAGTTAGCTGCAGAGAAACCATGATGTGAAAAAAGTCCTGGTTATTTTTCACATTCTCAACATAGCCGTCAATAATTTTTTCAAATTTTTGCCATTCGTTAATTTTAGGGTCGCTAATAATTTGCTTTACGTATTCTTGTTTTTCCTCCATTCTTGTTTGGAGCAAATTTTCGAGGAGTTTTTCTTTAGAGCCGAAATAATACGATATCATGGCAATATTAACGCCTGCTTCTTTGGCTATTTCCCTTATTGATGTTGCCGTAAACCCTTTAAGGGCAATTAATTTTTCTGCTTTTGCTAAAATCAACTCCGGTTTTGCTAAAGATTTTACCCGAGTATTCATGGGACAAAATTAAACATTTGTTTAAATTAATTAAACGTTTGTTTAATTTTATTATTATTTAATTATTCTTAAGCTGTAATAGACTAGTTTACCGGTAATTAATTACGGTTTTGATTTGGGCAAAAGACCGGAACATATCCATAACTCCGCAATATTTTTCAGCAGATAAATTGACGGCTTTTTGCATTTTAGGGCGGTTTTCCGGGGAAATTTTAATGTTATATATAACAGTAACCTTTGAATAAACTTTGGTATACTCTCCGGTAAGTTCGGCATCTGCCTCTATAGACAAGTCAGAAAAAGGTACTTTCATTTTATTTAATATACTTACAATATCTACACCGGTACAGCCCGTAAGCGCAGCCAGCATCAGCTTTTTAGGGCTTGCGGCGCTATTATTGCCGCCGTCAGCCGTACTGGTGTCCATATTTAGATCATGCCCGTCAATAAGAGCGCTAAATTGCATATTTTCCTTATGTTTGGCATTCATGAAATGGTTCATATTTTAATTTTTTGTGCTTTTACTATTAAATAAAGCTATTTCTATAAAAATATTAAAAATATCGAAATTTCTATCTCTGTATTTAGTCAATTTTACCTACCTTTGCCGTCCAAAATTTTAGGAAATGGCTAGAGTATGTCAAGTAACCGGTAAGAAGCCGGTTACAGGAAATAAGGTATCACATTCGAATATTAAAACAAAACGCAGGTTTTTACCCAACCTGCAAACTAAGCGTTATTTTCTTGCAGAAGAAGATAAATGGGTAACGCTAAAAGTATCGGCTGAAGCGATACGTACCATTAATAAAAACGGTTTATATACCGTAGTAAAAGAAATGCGTGCAGCAGGCGAAAAAATTTAATTATTTACAACTAATAAAATATTGCAATGGCAAAGAAAGGTAACAGGGTTCAGGTAATATTAGAGTGCACCGAGCATAAAACCAGCGGTAAGCCCGGAACTAGTCGTTATATTACTACAAAGAACAAAAAAAATACACCCGACCGTTTGGAATTGAAAAAATTCAATCCCATTTTGAAAAAAACAACCGTTCACAAAGAAATTAAATAAATTCACCTTCCGATATAATTTCGGGTTAAATATATTGTTATGGCAAAAGCAGCAAAAACGGCGATAAAAACCAAAGACCAGAAAGCCGCCGCAGAAGCAAAAAACTGGAGCAAAGTAATTAAAACGGTTCGTAGCCCAAAAACTGGCGCTTACACGTTTAAAGAATCCATTGTTCATAAGGACAAAATCAAAGAATTTTTGGCTAAATAATTATGCCCAAACTTTTTCATAAAAGCTTCCTGATTGATTTCCGGAGGCTTTCTTTATTTTAAGCCATTAGCTCATTTCTTAAACCAACAAATAATATGGGTTTTTTTGATAAAATATTTGGGAAAAAGCAACAGCAGGAAACAGTGGACCATGGCCTGCAAAAAACACGGGAAGGTTTTTTAGGAAAAATCTCCCGAGCTATTGCCGGAAAAAGCACGGTTGATGAAGAAGTACTGGACCGGGTAGAAGATGCCCTGGTTACGGCAGATATTGGAGTTGATACCACCGTAAAAATTATTGATGCCCTGGAAGCCCGTGTTGCAAAAGACAAATACCTCAATACGGCAGAACTTAATGCGATTCTTAAAGATGAAATTAAGAAAATATTGGTGGCTGCGCCGGAAGACAGCAGCTACAATAATTATGCATTACCCCAAGGCCATAAACCACATATCATTTTAGTTGTTGGCGTTAATGGTGTGGGCAAAACTACTACTATTGGTAAGTTGGCGCATAATTTTAGCTTAGCAGGCAAATCGGTATTATTGGGTGCAGCCGATACTTTTAGAGCTGCAGCGGTAGATCAACTCACCATTTGGAGTGAGCGTACCAAGGTACCCATTGTAAAAAAAGAAATGGGTAGCGATCCGGCATCTGTTGCATTTGATACCGTAAAAAGCGGACTGGCCAAAAATGTAGATGTGGTGCTTATTGACACTGCGGGAAGGCTCCATAACAAAGCCCATTTAATGGATGAGCTTGCAAAAATTAAAAAAGTAATACAAAAAGTAATACCCGAGGCGCCACATGAAGTAATGCTGGTATTGGATGGCAGTACCGGGCAAAATGCATTGGAACAGGCAAAGCATTTTACTGCTGCAACAGAGGTAACTGCCCTTACCATTACAAAATTGGATGGCACAGCAAAAGGCGGTGTAGTATTAGCTATTGCCAATCAATTTAAAATACCGGTAAAATTTATTGGTGTGGGGGAAAAAGCAGAAGATTTATTGGTATTTGATAAAGACCAGTTTGTAAACGGTTTGTTCCATATTTAATAGTGTATTAAATGGAAAGGCTCCTAAGAATAGGAGCCTCGTTTACCAAAACTAACTGCTTATGAGAAATTCTTCATTTTAACTTGCAACACAAATGTCGGACGAAAATGAGGTTTATGGTGTTAAGGTTTCGCTAAAGACTGGTTACATTATTGCAAAAATTTATTTACTGTATACTTAATGGCTTTTTTACTATACCCCGCCAACCATGGTCATTGTTTCTACAGCTGCTGATTGGTTATTGTCAAACGCCAATTGCTTATGATTGATAATATCCACAATAGTACCAATGAGGCACAATCCGCCTGTTAAAAAATAGAGTATCCCCATTCCCCATTGATTCATTAAAAAACGGTGTACCCCTGCAAAACCAACAAAACCCAGTAAACAGGTAATTAAGATAATATCGGGTTTTTTTCTTCGGCTGTTATAAATGGCTATAAAGGTTTGGAGCTTATCCTGTGGCAGGTCTTTGGTAAATGCCAAAAGATAATTTAATTCCTGTGCATCCAAAGAGGGTATTTGGCTCAGGAAAAGTTGATTGTTGTTCATGGCTTATTTCTTAAAAGTGAATAAATACGGTGTAAAATTATG contains:
- a CDS encoding HlyD family secretion protein yields the protein MENNTTENNKDVKASILKKKRSPVFAIILGILLVAGIYFGYNRWQYSRMYEATDDAQVASNLSPLISKISGYIKEVKVKDNQFVHKGDTLIILDNRDQLMHLKQALAALQTAKSNVSSAVAGTNVSVQNVSTSKAAVATIAAQIEVAKINSWRTGEDLKRYENLVKDHSITQQQYEQVLAAKQSADKQLQVLVQQQKQAMQQTGAVASQSVVTSQNIGIANAVVQQREADVNNAQLNLSYTIIIAQVSGYVSKVPVQPGQYIQAGAQLFSIVLDNSKWVIANFKETQVERMTEGQKVKIEIDAFPKHRFEGVISSFSPATGATFALLPPDNASGNFVKVVQRLPVKIDFSNLSDSLISKVRTGMNVKVEVSLN
- a CDS encoding TolC family protein translates to MKLNKFITLFILLLMAFAQLPAQYVKKITLEEAIQMGLQHSRYLQIDKAKVEEANAELLAAKNKSLPDFKFNTSYMRLTNAQIDMKSKPGNGGSSNNEQGPSVNQAMLGMANFSLPIYAGKRIKYGIASAKLLVQVAKLTAESDQNKIAYNIANAFTNLFKTAKTIDVLTENLAASQQRDKMFLRLEENGIMAKNDRLKAQLQTANIELQLLDANNNYATAMLSMNLLLGLPSLTTVQPDSSFIHLDLQNMPFSNFEAAAISNRKDLQSLKLQQKAAAYATRSAKAENIPVLALNGGYVAANVPHFISVYNAVNLGIGIQYNLANLWKKNAGLLQACAKEKQLNAVNDELNDNIKLTLHKNYQDAMYAAKKTLVYQRALEQSTENLRITKNKYNNSLATITDLLEADAALLAAKINIINSRADASLAYYKLLESAGLLPLKKLNN
- a CDS encoding TetR/AcrR family transcriptional regulator, with amino-acid sequence MNTRVKSLAKPELILAKAEKLIALKGFTATSIREIAKEAGVNIAMISYYFGSKEKLLENLLQTRMEEKQEYVKQIISDPKINEWQKFEKIIDGYVENVKNNQDFFHIMVSLQLTTKNKRILSFIRNFRFVYLNLFESLIVAGNRNKIFTKHPDVVMLQATLTGTIFFALKSKALYKLYKKNYQPEQEYDEVYFSDIKKNLKSIMKALVGYEAQ
- a CDS encoding OsmC family protein, which codes for MNHFMNAKHKENMQFSALIDGHDLNMDTSTADGGNNSAASPKKLMLAALTGCTGVDIVSILNKMKVPFSDLSIEADAELTGEYTKVYSKVTVIYNIKISPENRPKMQKAVNLSAEKYCGVMDMFRSFAQIKTVINYR
- the rpmB gene encoding 50S ribosomal protein L28 yields the protein MARVCQVTGKKPVTGNKVSHSNIKTKRRFLPNLQTKRYFLAEEDKWVTLKVSAEAIRTINKNGLYTVVKEMRAAGEKI
- the rpmG gene encoding 50S ribosomal protein L33, translating into MAKKGNRVQVILECTEHKTSGKPGTSRYITTKNKKNTPDRLELKKFNPILKKTTVHKEIK
- a CDS encoding DUF4295 family protein, encoding MAKAAKTAIKTKDQKAAAEAKNWSKVIKTVRSPKTGAYTFKESIVHKDKIKEFLAK
- the ftsY gene encoding signal recognition particle-docking protein FtsY, whose amino-acid sequence is MGFFDKIFGKKQQQETVDHGLQKTREGFLGKISRAIAGKSTVDEEVLDRVEDALVTADIGVDTTVKIIDALEARVAKDKYLNTAELNAILKDEIKKILVAAPEDSSYNNYALPQGHKPHIILVVGVNGVGKTTTIGKLAHNFSLAGKSVLLGAADTFRAAAVDQLTIWSERTKVPIVKKEMGSDPASVAFDTVKSGLAKNVDVVLIDTAGRLHNKAHLMDELAKIKKVIQKVIPEAPHEVMLVLDGSTGQNALEQAKHFTAATEVTALTITKLDGTAKGGVVLAIANQFKIPVKFIGVGEKAEDLLVFDKDQFVNGLFHI
- a CDS encoding TM2 domain-containing protein; the encoded protein is MNNNQLFLSQIPSLDAQELNYLLAFTKDLPQDKLQTFIAIYNSRRKKPDIILITCLLGFVGFAGVHRFLMNQWGMGILYFLTGGLCLIGTIVDIINHKQLAFDNNQSAAVETMTMVGGV